The Desulfococcus multivorans DNA window CGGACACCGCACCTGGACGCCATGATCCCTGCGGGAAGCGTCTCCCTGCCGAATTCCGGTCGATATTACGTTTACGCGTCAACGAACGTAAGCGCTGAGCATAAACCGAACCCGGCATCATGTCCGGACACTCCCGTGAGATGACGAAAATTGACATTCAGGATTCGCCGGTATATGAGGGCAGTCAATTATGAAACATACACGATGGTTTTATCACCCCTTATTTGTTTTCATCTTCTCCATACTGGCCCTGGTGCTGTCGCTGTTTCTGTCGATATACTGGTACACCAAAGCCAGCAAGAACCTGGAAACCATCGCCCGAAAATTCAACATCGATCCCCAGCAGGTGCTGAAATCGGAAACATGGATGGTGATTCTGGTGTTGTCCATCCTCGTGGGCATCATTCTCATCGGCATCTTCGCCATTTTCGTCTACAGCCAGAAAACTGTTCAACTGTATCGCCTTCAGCACAATTTCATCAACAGCTTCACCCATGAACTCAAAACCCCCGTGACGTCTCTGAAGCTTTTTCTTGAAACTTTTCTCAAACACGACATTCCCAGAACCGATCAGATCACCTATATCCGCTATATGCTTCAGGACGTCGGACGCCTCTCCGACAACATCAGTCGCATCCTGAATCTTGCCCGCATCGAGAGCAAGAGCTATGCGGGAGCATTTGTCGATTCCGACATGGTTCAACTGGTGAAAGACTTCATCACCGAAAACCACCACCTGTTCGAAGGATGTCAAATTGAGATCCACGATCCCGATGATGCGCCTTTCACATACACCGTCAACGTCCCCCTTTTCGAAATGTTCCTGATCAATATATTTACCAATGCCATTAAATACAACACTTCCCGGACGCCCAGAATCGATATCGTTTTCGAGAGGCAGAAACAGCGCCTCGCCGTCCATTTCCGGGACAACGGCATCGGCATCCCAAAAACGGAAATCAAACGGATTTTCAAAAAGTTTTATCAGGTGGGACGCTCCGATGATATGACGGCCAAGGGGAGCGGCCTGGGGCTTTATCTGGTGCAGAATATCGCCAGGCTCCACAAAGGTCGGGTGATCGCCTCCAGTGACGGACCCGGGGAAGGCGCGGTCTTCACCCTGCTTCTGCCACGTCGCCGTTGACCCCGAGATCTGGAAAGGGAATCGATGTCAATCGCGGTTTGTTGAGGAATGCCATGATCAGAAAAAACAAAAAACGCATCCTGATCGTCGAGGATGAAAGCCATATTGCGGAAGGGTTGAAGCTGAACCTCACCCTTCAGGGCTATTCGCCGATCATCGCCAGGGACGGCGGCGATGCCCTGAGACGTTGGAAGACAGAGCGACCCGATCTCATCATCCTCGACATCATGCTACCGGTGATTGACGGATTATCGGTTCTTCAGCATATCCGCCTCGAGGACGACCAGATTCCCATTCTGATCCTGTCTGCCAAAAGCGCTCACAACGATAAGATCAAAGGGCTTTCATACGGGGTGGACGACTATCTGACCAAACCGTTCCACCTGGACGAGCTGCTGCTCCGCATCGAACGCCTGCTCAAGCGATGCGCATGGTCCGGAGGATGCGAAGATGCCCGGGATACGGTCCTGGACACGACACCGACAGTCTATGTTTTCGGCGGCAACACGATCGACTTCCGGACGGCGACGGCCCAATGCCGGTGCGGCAGGATCCACCTCACTGAGCAGGAGTTGCGGCTGATGAAACTTTTTATCGCCCATCGTGGCAAGCCCCTCTCCCGCAGCAAACTTCTCAAGGTAGGCTGGGGCTATACCGGAAAGACGACGACCCGAACGGTGGACAATTTCATCGTTCGCTTGCGCAAATATTTCGAGGAAAACCCTAAAAAGCCGGTTTTTTTCAAAAGCCTCCGGGCGGTGGGATATGTCTTCGACCACGATTAGCGTCTTTGATTGCCGTCACCCTTTCAGCTCCCTCGGCTAAAAGGGTGCGAATCTGCGAACGATGTAATAGGCGAGAGGGATGAAGATAGCGGGCAGCATGTTGCCCACCTTGATCCGCTTGATCTCGAGCATATTGAAGCCTATGGCCATTATGAGCAAACCACCGACTGCCGACATTTGACTGACGACCGCCGGTACAAGAAACGGTTTGATGAGCGTCGCCGTGAAGGTGATGAACCCCTGATAGCAGAAGACTGAAACAGCAGAAAAAAGAACGCCGATACCGAAGGTCGACCCGAAGACAACGGCGGCCACACCGTCAAGAACGGACTTGGCGTAGAGGGTCTTGTGGTCTCCTGTAAGTCCGCTCTCCATAGCGCCTACAATGGCCATGGATCCAACACAGAAGAGCAGGCTTGCGGCAACAAAGCCTTTCGAGAACCCGCCCTCCTCTTTGGAAAAACGTCGCTCAAGGCGGTTTCCGAAACGCTCCAGGCGCTCTTCGATGCGAAGCATCTCACCGATGACGCTACCGATGGCCAGGCTGAAAATCACCAGCAGGATGTCCGGTGTGTCGATGGCGCCCTTCAGGCCGATCAGAATGACGGCGAGGCTGATGGCATGCATCACCGTCGACGTGTATTTTTCGGGCGCGCCGCCCCGCAGCAAAAGCCCCGCCAGGGCGCCGCAAACGATTGCCAATGTGTTGACCAGTGTTCCCAGCAAAACGGCCGTCCTTCCTGAGATGACAGACCCGCATACCGTATTCCCGAGGCGACGGCATCGGCGGATACATGAAAACGGTCTGTTACATATGCAACCGCAGACGGGGTGTCAACCTGAAAGATCGCTTCGGATCGCCGGACGACACGTCTTTGCCCTGAGAGAGCCCGCCGGGATCATTTTCGGATATAGCCCCACGCCACGAGCCGGTTGTACGCATGCTGTGCCTGAGCCCCCTGTTGTGTCGCTTGAAGATACTTCTGGTAATGTGCTGCCGCGGTCGTCTTGTCGCCCATTCCCTCCAACGCGTATCCTTTATAAAACGTCGCATTGGCATTTCCCGGCAACAACCGATCATAACGGTCGAAGGACCGATAGGCTTCCGGATACTTCTTTTGATCGAGCTGTGCAAAACCGCCGACATACCAGGCCTGTCCCTCCCCCGGATAGACGGCCTTGGCCCTGTCGGCATAGGATTCCGCCTCCCGGCTCTTTTTTTGAACCGCCAGGCATTTCGACATCATGACGAGGCCCGCATAATCCTCGGGTGCCTGCTTCAATGCACTATCGAGGAGAGACTCAGCCTCGTCGTACCGCTTTTTGGAAAGCGCTGTTTCCCCTTTCTGCATGAGCTCGACGGCCCCTTTCATGGCGCGAAGCCTGGCGGTGTTATCCATGTAACGCTCCCGACGGCGCGGCGCGCTGCGCGAACCTTGATAGGTTGTCCGAGCGGCGTCCACGGCCGTTCGGTACCGCTCATCGCTCATGGGGTGCGTTGAAAAAAGAACGTCCGTATAGCCGGGCCTTTCTTTTGAAAGGGAATTGAGCATTTCCATCAGCGCCACGAAGCCATCTGTGCTGTAGCCGGCCTTAACCATGTAAGCGTTCCCCAGGGCGTCGGCCTCTCGCTCGTTATCGCGGCTGTATGAGGCCAGAAGAAGGCTTGCACCAAGCATACCCAGTTGCCCGGCGATATCGGCATACGAAGCGGCACCGAGGCCGGCGGCGGCCTGAAGTCCGGTGAGCAGCACTGAAGAAATCTGGCTCTTGGACATCTGCTCGGCGGTATGGCGCGCATTGACATGTCCGAGTTCATGTCCCAGCAACCCGGCCAGGGCCGCTTCATCAGCCAGTTCGAGCAGGATGCCCCGAGTTACCGCGATGCTTCCCCCGGGGAAGGCATAGGCATTCACGTAAACGGCATTTACGGTCTTGAAAGCGTACGGCATCCCCGTACGATGGGTATGCGGGACAAGGCTCTGGCCGACCTGACCGATGTACCGATTCAATGCCGTATCCTGAATGATACCGTAGTCCGCTGAATATTGTCTTGGCGAGTACTGCCGATCGATCTCAACCTCCTGAGATTCCGATACCAGCATCAGCTGGGAACGCCCCGTAACGGGATCCACGGCACACCCCATGACCATCCCTATTCCCCCAACGGGCAGCATCCACAGAAAATCTCTTCGGGAAAAACCGCCGATTCTCGAACGATCGTTATCATTTTCCCGCCTCGGCAGACCTCCGCAATCCTTCATCATGTCTCTCCTTGTCCCATTTCGTCCCCGAAATCATCCTCATGCCTCTACAGAAACATCTATCGGCAATGATAGGAATAATTGCCGAGACTTGTCAACCTGAACGGCCATGTGTTCAGTGGTAAAATCCTGTAAAGCCCCATCGTCTTGACCCTGCGGCCGCTTTCGCGCCAAGCTCCATATGGAAATGGAAAACAGCCGCGGCTCTTCCATCACAATTCACCGGCAAAGAAAGGCGAGAAACATGCGGGAAATTGTCGAGCTGACCAAGACGCTCATCCGTTTCAAAACACGCACGCCCGATACGGATGAACTTCATCATTGCGCCCGATATATCCAAGCCTGGCTCGACCGATACGACGTTGTTTACCACCGGCAGGACGTGGCGGGCATCCCCTCCATCTGGGCGCTGCCCCATACCGGGCGCACAAAAATCCTTCTGGTGACCCATTTCGATGTCGTCAACGGCCCGGATACCCTGTTCGTGCCGGTTGAAAAGGATGGAATGCTTTACGGTCGAGGCGCCGTAGACGACAAATACGCCGTAGCCCTGTCTCTTGTGCTGTTCAAGAATACCCTTGCCGCGCTGAGGCGGCAATCCGGGGGACAGGCAGATATGTCCTTCGGCATTCTGATCACGGGGGACGAGGAACGCCGAACACGACGACGTCCCCGCACTTCTCGAGGAAATGCAGCGACGCATTCAAAGCGTGCTGACGGTGACGATTCAGGAACCCCTCTTCAAGGCCGGCAGGACCCCTTTTCTGGATCTCCTGGAAAAAATGGTCCCTGACGTCCGGCTGGATTGGGAGGACGGCGCCAGCGACGCCCGTTTTCTATCGGCCCACGGCATTCCCGGGGTGGTTTGGGGCGCCGACGGAGACCAGAGTCAGCATTCAGACGATGAGCATGTCGCCGTCGAGAGCATTACCCGGCTTTACGGCGCTCTCGACCAGTTTCTGGACGCCTGTCGGAATATGCCGTCCCCGGAAAGACCTCAGCCGAAAACGCGATCGTAAAGTAACACGACGCGTTATCCGGCATTGCGGAACATTCCAAGAGAGTTTGGATGATGCACCTCCTCGTTCATATCCCGCATGTGGCATACCTTGCAGTTTCTGTTGGCGCCCATAGGATACGGCATACCCTGGTACTGAACGGGTGGAATGTTATCCCTGTCGTTTCCGAAGGGATTGTCAGCCGGGTACAGGGCGTGGGGACTGCCGTGGCAGGCGGCGCACATGAGGCCGGCACCGCCGGTCCGCATCCGATAGAGATCTGCTTCCCCCGCCGTCCAGTGATTGAAGGCGTCAAGGGATTCGGGTGGTTGAAACCCCACATGGCAGGTCAGACAGTCAGGCTCGTTGACCCATGGCTTCCGGGGATTGACGGCCTCCGCGGAGGCGACGGCATCAGGCTTCAAAAGCGACGCTATCCGCTCCGCCGAGGCTTTGCCCGACTCCCGCTCCGCCGCCAGCAGGCTGAGGGCATGGTCCGCCATTCCGCCGTGACAGTGGGTGCAATCCAATCCAATTTGCCGATGAATACCCCGGTAGGCCCGGGTAACGCCCTCAGGCCGGCCCGGGTGGCATGCGGCGCAGGCTTCCGGACCGGATTCCGTCAGGTGAACGGCGTGAAAGCCGTGGATAGCCGCAGACAGATTCATCTGCGCTTTTCCCGCGTCATGACACGATTGACACCTCACGGGATCTCCGTCCTGAGCCTGCGCCAGGAGCCGGGTCTTGTTCATACGGTCATGAACGGCCAGGATATCTTCGGCGGTCTTGTCCGACAGGCCGGCCTTGCCGTCCATACGCCAACCGCCGCCGTGACAGGAACGGCACCCCATTTCCGTCGAAACGGGAACGGGGATGCAGGTTTCCGCCAGAACGACACCCTTGTCGTCCACCGCCCACACCGTCATGAGGGGATAAGGCATGAATTTGCCGTTTTCGGTATAGGGCATGACCGGAACCGCTGTTGCGACATAAGCTCCGGACGCGTCGTCGTAGTCCAACGTGTCGGCGACGCGCTTACCCGAAATCCCCGTCCCGACAGCCGGATCTTTTCCCGTAAGCCGGCCGGCATATTTCCAGAAGTCGCTGTGAGCAGCGGGATCGGCGAAATCCTTCTCAAGACGATAGCGAAGGGTTACACCCTCTGTAATTCGCTCAGGGATCTCACCCCGACGGATCAGAAGGGCGTATATGTCGTTCCCGGGGGTCGCAAAGCTGAAATAGCGGTCGGCATCCGAAACGCAGTGCATCCCCTTGGCGTTCCAGGCCAGCAGAACATAGTTGTCGGCACCAGGATTGAAAGGCGGCATCTCCACCGGGATCGGTTCGGTCTTCACCGCCGCTTCCGTCGCTTTGCCGTGAAGCCCCAGAACGATATAGCCGGCCAGAGCATCCCGCTCGGCAGGGTTGCCTGGAAACGGCGGCATGTAGGTGTTGATCCGGCCCATACCGTTCAACATGGCCGACATCCCCTCCAAAGAAAACTTTTCCGTGAGAGAAAGGATGTCGTGCATGGGTCCGCCAACCGAGTGGCAGGCACTGCAGAGAAATTTGAAGAGATCCTTCCCGACCGACATCCGGTTTTCAGGGGTGATCTCCTGATACCTGGACCACCGCGTCGCCTTGAGGACACCTGTCTCCCGAATCTCATCCGCCGCTTTTGCGGGGGCTGCATTGGCGTAGAGATATCCGTGGATCAGATAGGGACGCCGGGCCGCCTCTCGAACAAATTCGAAAGACCCCATGTAGGCCAGTCCAATGAGAACCAGAAGCCCTGCGATGCCCCGTTTGACGGGAAGGCCGACGCGAAAGGCCATGAGAATGCCCGCCGTGAAGATCACCGGAGAGATCCAGAGAAAAATCTTCAGGAAGCGGAGCGTTTCCGGAGAGATGTCGAGAACCATTTTCTGCTGGTCGGGAGGAAGGGCGGCGATATACCACCAGCCTGTGCCGAGAATGATCGGCAGTGGTATCAAAAGCCATTTGGAGCAGTAGCTGAGGAGGCGCTCCCGCAGATCAGCGTCGGAAACCGCGAGTGCGGTGACATATCCGAAAAGTCCGGCGAGCATGAATGCCATCGCCGTCCGGAACGCCAGGGACGGCCAGAAGGATGGATTGAAAAAGCCATCCCAGAAACCGCGGGTGGTCATCCACTCTCCCGGGGTCAGCATGAACGCCACGATGCCGTTGACGACGAAAAGGGATAGCCAACCGAGGATGAAGTAGAGCCAGCCCATCCTGAGATGAGCTTTCCGCTCCATGTTGCCGAAGGTATAGTAGTAGACGAACAGCGTCACGATCTCGCCCAGAAAAAAGACCCATTCCGTCGCCCACCCAAAGAAGAAATAATGGATCAGAATCGATGCCGCCTGGGGACTCAGAACAGAGATGACAAACCAGATGCCAACCCCCGTGACGGCGCCGAATACGGCGGTCAGCACCAGAAAAAATCCCGCGTGCATCTTGACGTAATCCAGCATCGCCGGAGAATTTTCCCGGTATGACTTGGCTTCCGTCAAGACGATGAAAAGCCCGCCGCCCACCGCGAAATGGGCGATATAAACGTGGACGACGGCGATCAGCGCAATCCAAAACCCCCCGCCCAGCACGTCCAACTCCCAAACCGGATACTGCAACACCCCGTTTAAGTCCATTTCAATTCCTCACCGTATCTTATCGCTTATTATGGACGACGATATTTTTCTCTTCCGTCTATAAGCGATATTGTCGGGGTGTGTCAATACGCCGGGAGCTCCGGCATCGTTTTAACGGAAATGGCGTTGGGTGAGGGATTCCTTCTCCATCATCTTCTTACTTAACTTTCGACTTTCATAGGCCGGTGCCGGTCAACATCATGAAAGTCGAAAGTTGAATTCTTAAAGAACGGACATGAGCTGACGGCAGACGGCCACATCCGTGGGAAAGGCCATGGCCGGCAGACGATTCAGGGGAAAAAACCGCACCTCCGCAGCATCGGAACCGGCATGCATCGCCCCCCCTACGACCTCTCCCCGGAACCAGATGCCCACCGTCTGACGGGATCGATCATGGAAATTGGAGTGAACGGCAAACACCGGCCCGACGGTCACCAGAAGACCGGTCTCCTCCGCGAACTCGCGGCCGGCCGCCGTCCGAACCTCTTCATTCCACTCCACATGACCGCAGGGAATGCACCAGAGACCTTCATGAGATCCACGGCGGCAGATCAGCAGAAGACGGTCCGCCGCCGTCACGATGACCGCAACGCCCACGGTGGGGTTGCGGTAGTATGTCCTTCCGCACGGTCGGCAACGTCGGCGCTCGATCCCCTTTTCCCAGAGGCGCATCAGCGGCGTCCCGCAGGCGGGGCAGAAATCAAAAAGGCCAGAATCGATTGTCATACCAGATTTTCTCGGTCAATGCCCGGTCCATGTCCAACAATACCTTCAAATGGCCGCTTTCCCAGTCTGAAAGCCACTCGTAAAGCCGCTTTTCCCCGGGATCCGAGGTGTTGCGGGCACGCTCCGTATAGAGTTTTACGGCGCGTTCCTCCATGTCCGCGGCCGCCTGGATGGCGGCCGATTCATAGCCTGCGCCCTGAATCTTTTCCTTCAGGGCGGCACTGAGAACCGTTGAGGCCACACTCCCCGAGGCGGCGTCATATGTCGCGGCCTTGAATTTTCCACTCTGCTTATAGGATTGGTATTGGTCCGACAGCATCCGGATATGAAGACTCTCCTCCTCGGCCATGGCCTCGAAAAATTGCTTGATATCGGGGTTCTCGGACTGTGCTGCCACGTTTTCGTAGAAGGCCTTTCCTCGCATCTCCAACAACATCGCACTCTTCAGAATGTTTAACGCTGCATTATCCTGCATCTGCGCCTCCTCGCGTTTGGAACCGGAACATCATGAGGTTACCCGTCCCGGGGTTGACGATTTATTCCGGTAGTTGGACGTTCAGGTAAAAAATGGAATGATATCCGGATCTATTTGAAGGGGGTATCCCAGAAGGACCAGTCCGCCGACTCTCCAGCCGGACCGTTGTCTATCGCCCTGCCGGAATAGCCGATAGCCCACCCGACGGCTTCAGGAGGTATCGCCCGACGCCGGATAAACCGGAGGGGTTCGAGCGCTTTTCCCCAACCGCTGTTGTAAAGTCGACCGACGGCGATCACCTGGCCCGCTGCGTTCAGATAATAGGTTTCCAGATAAAAGGTTTGGATGACGGGGAAATTGCTGACGCCCCCCCGGAATTCAACGGTTCCTTTAACCGTCAAGTCCCCACCCTGCCGGACGTATTCATAGTAAAACACAAGGTCGCGCGCAACCCATGCTCCTGTGTAAGGACCGCCTTCCTGAAGCGGCAGACGCAGCTCGGGTGCGACCGTTTGACCGACGCCTCGGCTGAAGGACAGGCATCCGTGCAAGGCAATCGCTGCCAGAACAATGCCCATGCCGATCCCTACCATTACTGTAATCCGTTTCATCATCGCCCCCCATAGCCGATCCCGGACGACAGGCCCCGAATCTTCCGAAAAGATCGCGGCGTAATTTATTAATATATGGGTCGGGAGCCCTGCTGTCAAACCTTCGCAGCGGTTCATGGCAACTCGGGAAATCGCCATTGAACAGGAAATTTTCCCAGGACAACCGCCGCGATATGGTCTTCCACACAGGTGTGACAAACCCGGTAGTCCCGATGCCGATACCGCAACGACAGGCCTCGGCGTCCGTCCACATGTCGGACGCGGCATTTCAGCAGATCGGCGATGCCAATGCCGCCGATCTTGAGCACGGCTTCTTTCGCGGTCCAAAAGCGGAAAAAAGCGTCGGGTGTGTCGGATTTCACCAAGCGCCACTCATGGTTTGTCGCCACCTTGGATTGGAGCCTGAGGTTGTATGGCCGGATCCTTTCGATGTCGATGCCCACGGGCTCAGGTGAAAAAATTCCCGCGACATATTGAGGTTTGTGGCTGACGGACCAGTAACCGCCCCCGACGGAGAGCGGTCGGCCGAGGCTGTCCTTGACCAGCTGGTCCGGGGCAAGAACGACTCCCCGTAACGCCGCGGAAAGGATCAAGGCTTGTCGGGCATAGCCACTCAAAAAACGGACCCGGTCCCTCGGTGCCAGGGGAAGATATGCATCCGCCGGCACCCGAAGGATTACCGGATGAACGGCGGCTTCAGGCGACAACGCCATCGGCTGCCTTGAGGATCATTCGACAGTCGGCCACAGTGGCGCCTCGCCCCTGTTCATGAACCAGGAGGGGGTTGATGTCCAGCTCCTGAATCTCGGAATGATTGACGACCATGTCCGAAAGACTGACCAGAAGCCGCTCCACGGTCGCCAGATCGGATTCCGGACGACCCCGGAAGGCCCTGAGGAGTTTGTATCCCATGATTTTTCGCATCATTCGGCGGGCTTCGTTCCGGCCGATGGGGGCAAGGCGGAACGAGACATCCTTGAAAACCTCGACGAAAATGCCACCGAAACCGAACATGATGAGGGGACCGAAGACAGGGTATCGGTTCGCGCCCAGAATCACCTCCCGACCGGGCTCGGCCATTTTCTGGACAAGCACCCCTTCGATCTCCGCGTCGGCGCGGTATTTCCGAGCACCCTCCACGATCTGATTGAAGGCCTTCCGAACCGCCGCGGCGTCCTTCATGCCGATTTTCACCCCGCCGGCGTCGGACTTGTGAAGTATCTGGGGGGAGACGATCTTGAGAACCACCGGATACCCGATCCGATCCGCAGCGGCGACGGCCTCGGCATCAGTGGCCGCCAGTTCAGTGGGCAACACATCAAAACCGTAACAGGCCAGAAGTCTGAGGCCTTCGAATTCCCCCAGCCGGGTTCGGCCGCGCTCAAGACAATCGTTGATGATGTCGCGCGCGCCGGCGACGTCGTGACTCAGGGTGAACTGGGCCAGGCTCTGACGGTTCAACCATTGGGAATAGCGATAGAGCGTGCCAAAAGCCCGGGCCGCGGCCTCCGGAAAACGAAAAACCGGGATCCCGTTTTCCTGAAGATGTTTGACCCCCGACGAGACGTCGACGATTCCCATAAAGCAGCAAAGGATCGGTTTGTGGGTTCGCCGTGCAATGCTGACCACCGCCTCGGCGGTACCCAGGGCGTTGGTCATGGATTGTGGGGTGAGGATGACGAGTGCCCCGTCGACCCCTTCGTCCCGGATCACCGCCGCCAGTGCGTTTTCATACCGATCCTGGGCCGCGTCGCCGATGACGTCCACCGGGTTGTGGAGGTTGGCCGCCGCCGGCAGATGGCTTGCCAGGGTTTCGATGGTGTCCTCCTTGAATTCGGCAAGTTGAAGACCGGATGAGATGGTCATGTCCGTAGCGACGATCCCGGGCCCCCCCGCATTGGTGACGATGGCCACGCGATTCCCCTCGGGAATTTTTCGTCGGAATTTTCCCAGCATCGACTCGTTCTTGTAAGCGAAGGTGCTGGCAAAATCGAAAAGGTCGTTGATGGAGTCCACGCGGATGATACCTGCCTGCTCGAAAATGCTGTCGTATACCGCTTCCGAGCCGGCAAGCGACCCGGTGTGGGAAGCGGCGGCCTGAGCGCCGGCGGCGGTTCTGCCGGACTTGATGACGAGAATCGGTGTGGGTCGATCACCCGACGTGATCTTCTTCACCTCTTCGATGAATTCGGGACCTCTGCGTAACTCCTCTAAATATATCATAATCACCTCGGTATCGAAATCCCGATGAAAATACCGAAGCAGATCCAGTTCATCCACATCCGCCTTGTTGCCGATGGAAATGAACTTGGAGAATCCGAAATCCCTGTCGGCTGCGAAATCAAGCACGGCCGTGCAAAGGGCGCCGCTCTGGGAAATAAAGGAGATGTTTCCAGCCTTGGGCATTCGACTGGAAAAGCTGGCGTTGAGGCTGACAGAGGTCAACGGATTGATCACCCCTAAACAGTTGGGACCGATGAGCCGAATGTCGGCCTTGCGGCACATCTCCACGATTTGATCCTCAATGTCGCGCCCCGCTTTTCCGACCTCCCGGAAACCCGCCGAAACGATGACGATGCCCTTCACCCCTTTTTGGATGGCATCCGCTACGGCTGTCCTGGCGAGCTTGGGTGGAAGAATGATCATGGCCAGATCGACGGGATCCGGGATATCCGTGACACTGGGGTAGGCCTTGACGCTCAGAATCGACCTGGCCGTGGGATTGACCGGGTAGAGCACTCCTTTGAAACCGCCTCTCAAAATATTGGCAAAGATATCGTGCCCCACCTTTCCCGGCGTGGACGAAGCGCCGATGACCGCCACGGACTGGGGGGAAAAAATCGCATCCAGCTTGTTCATTCCTTCTGTTTCCTTTCTTTGATGGCCAGAGCCTCCTGGTAGATAACATTTTTGGAAACCCCGTATTTTTCTGCGAGACGCCGGGAGATGCCCGACAGTTTGACGCCGTGTTCGGCCAGGGCCGCTTCGATCTCGCATCGAATCACCTCCGGTGAAGGCGCATCATCTTCCCCGCGGCCCGCCACCAGGAACGTGCACTCCCCCTTGACATCGGGTCGTGCCGACAGGACCGCCAGGATCTCCGACAGCCGTCCCCGGATGAACTCCTCATGGGTCTTTGTCATCTCTCGGCACAGCACGGCCTCCCGGTCCCCCATCACAATGGAGACCTCCTGGATGAGAGCGCGTATCCGACGGGGGGATTCGTAAAAGATCAGCGTCATCGGCTGCCTTTTCAGCGCTTCGAGCATTTCGGACCGCTTGCCGCGCTTCCGGGGAAGGAACCCCACGAATACAAATGCGTCCGTGGGCAGTCCCGAGGCACTCAGGGCGCTGACGGCGGCTGACGGACCGGGTATGGGTATGACCTTTATGCCTTTGTCCACGGCCATTCGGACCAGCCGGTACCCGGGGTCCGAAAGGGTCGGGGTGCCGGCGTCGGAAACCAGGGCTACGTCTTCCCCGCATTCAAGCCGTGCAAGAAGTTCCGCCGCCCGGTCCTCCTCGTTGTGCTCATGGCATGAGACCAAAGGCGCTCCGATCCGGTGGTGGGAGAGAAGTCTTGCCGTATTTCGGGTGTCTTCCGCCGCGATGACGCGGACTCGGCCGAGGACGTTGATCGCCCGGATAGTGATATCGTCCATGTGGCCGATGGGGGTGGCAACGATGTAAAGATTCCCTGGGGATGTCATGTCGTTCACGTTTTATTGCCTTGTCTCGGCACTATACCGTTGTGGAAAAATATTTCAAGGTCTAATCATATTTTATGCATACCATTAGCTATTTCCTGGATATACGCTGCACTAACCGGCGACGAATTCAGGGTCGGGCGCCAGAGTCATACGCTATGGACATCAAATCATCAACAGAATTTTAATGCAATTTCTCTCTTAACTTTCAGCTTTCATGATGGTGTCGGCACCGGCCTGTGAAAGTCGAAAGTTGAGCTTCAATGAACAAAAAAACCGTCCAACGACATCA harbors:
- a CDS encoding sensor histidine kinase, producing MKHTRWFYHPLFVFIFSILALVLSLFLSIYWYTKASKNLETIARKFNIDPQQVLKSETWMVILVLSILVGIILIGIFAIFVYSQKTVQLYRLQHNFINSFTHELKTPVTSLKLFLETFLKHDIPRTDQITYIRYMLQDVGRLSDNISRILNLARIESKSYAGAFVDSDMVQLVKDFITENHHLFEGCQIEIHDPDDAPFTYTVNVPLFEMFLINIFTNAIKYNTSRTPRIDIVFERQKQRLAVHFRDNGIGIPKTEIKRIFKKFYQVGRSDDMTAKGSGLGLYLVQNIARLHKGRVIASSDGPGEGAVFTLLLPRRR
- a CDS encoding response regulator transcription factor, which codes for MIRKNKKRILIVEDESHIAEGLKLNLTLQGYSPIIARDGGDALRRWKTERPDLIILDIMLPVIDGLSVLQHIRLEDDQIPILILSAKSAHNDKIKGLSYGVDDYLTKPFHLDELLLRIERLLKRCAWSGGCEDARDTVLDTTPTVYVFGGNTIDFRTATAQCRCGRIHLTEQELRLMKLFIAHRGKPLSRSKLLKVGWGYTGKTTTRTVDNFIVRLRKYFEENPKKPVFFKSLRAVGYVFDHD
- a CDS encoding DUF554 domain-containing protein, with the translated sequence MLGTLVNTLAIVCGALAGLLLRGGAPEKYTSTVMHAISLAVILIGLKGAIDTPDILLVIFSLAIGSVIGEMLRIEERLERFGNRLERRFSKEEGGFSKGFVAASLLFCVGSMAIVGAMESGLTGDHKTLYAKSVLDGVAAVVFGSTFGIGVLFSAVSVFCYQGFITFTATLIKPFLVPAVVSQMSAVGGLLIMAIGFNMLEIKRIKVGNMLPAIFIPLAYYIVRRFAPF
- a CDS encoding M48 family metalloprotease: MMKDCGGLPRRENDNDRSRIGGFSRRDFLWMLPVGGIGMVMGCAVDPVTGRSQLMLVSESQEVEIDRQYSPRQYSADYGIIQDTALNRYIGQVGQSLVPHTHRTGMPYAFKTVNAVYVNAYAFPGGSIAVTRGILLELADEAALAGLLGHELGHVNARHTAEQMSKSQISSVLLTGLQAAAGLGAASYADIAGQLGMLGASLLLASYSRDNEREADALGNAYMVKAGYSTDGFVALMEMLNSLSKERPGYTDVLFSTHPMSDERYRTAVDAARTTYQGSRSAPRRRERYMDNTARLRAMKGAVELMQKGETALSKKRYDEAESLLDSALKQAPEDYAGLVMMSKCLAVQKKSREAESYADRAKAVYPGEGQAWYVGGFAQLDQKKYPEAYRSFDRYDRLLPGNANATFYKGYALEGMGDKTTAAAHYQKYLQATQQGAQAQHAYNRLVAWGYIRK
- a CDS encoding M20/M25/M40 family metallo-hydrolase; its protein translation is MREIVELTKTLIRFKTRTPDTDELHHCARYIQAWLDRYDVVYHRQDVAGIPSIWALPHTGRTKILLVTHFDVVNGPDTLFVPVEKDGMLYGRGAVDDKYAVALSLVLFKNTLAALRRQSGGQADMSFGILITGDEERRTRRRPRTSRGNAATHSKRADGDDSGTPLQGRQDPFSGSPGKNGP